DNA sequence from the Brienomyrus brachyistius isolate T26 chromosome 18, BBRACH_0.4, whole genome shotgun sequence genome:
taatatataatatgaaatatatatttttatacataaatTCATAATACTTTACATTTACTCTTCGTTTTATTTACGACAATGTACTGTGTATTACTGTTTACATTCCAAGAGTACGTTACTATTTTAAAGATTGAAATTTGCCGACATTTTTAACCTGCTAGATACATTTTGCGGCCTGCTTCGTGTTTTTCCTCCTATACAGACTTTAATAACTACAGAGCTTGTCCAGACAGAAGGACACCCTTAATGTCCATCAGTCCAAAATGATGGTATAACAGAGCTTACCCTCATCTACTGTAGTCAGTAGAACATAGTTCTCTGGGTGTTGAGTGAGATCCTTCTTCTGAAGGTCCCATGTTTCAGCCAGGTGCAAAATTCCTAGAAGAAATTGACATTTTATATGTCACTAACCAAACCTGTTATTCTTCTTAAATGacattaaatattttaacaaataattattaatttcattatatttaatctttaatatttgattaatattttaattacgGCTTTTAGAACTAATACATGAACAGGAGAGTCCTAACTGCGCAATCTCAGCTTGTACTACTGAATCTTTTCAATTTACCTTCTACAGTTTTCCACAACTGCACTTCAATCACATTCGCTCCTTGTTTTTCGACTGCAATGACCCTGATTGTGTCCTGCGTGCCATTCTCTGCTGAAGGCTCCACTTTGTAAACTAACAGGCTGTTGCTGCTCTGCCCAAGGCCGCACTGCGTCCCGTTTGATTCGGCTTTCAGCTCTCGGAGACGCCAACGTTGCATTAGACGAGAAACGAGAAAAACAGAATCATATTTAATTCCACTGAAATGAgatcattaatattttaaaatcttggtgcATACATTCCAAACAGAAGTAAATATGTAATGAGTCAAACTGAAAatggaaataaatatttatgcatGCAGCTATAACCACAGAGTACCTATCGACAGCAGTATGTTACCTGGACATGTCTTGCAGCACCTGCCCTCGGCCTTCTCGGGGTGCTGGCAGGGATACTGGTTGGGGCACGTGATGCGTTTGCACTCCTGCACGCCATCCCTGCAGGTGCACACAATGCATTCCAGCACTTTCCCCAGCACTGGATGCCACACGTCCCCGTGGGAGTAAGTCCTGCCACTGTACACGCAAGCTGGGGAGAGACGCCACCCATTTCACCATGTTTAACTGCATTACGGAACAGCCCAGTGAAATATGCACAGCAGGCTCTTCTGTTGATTGCTGAAATCTGTTCCTCATACTTTGACTTTCAAAGTGCCATAATTATTTTGTTATGCAAATCATCCTCAACACTAGAATAGCTTTGCATTTCAGCAATTTgatgactgacagacagacagacagacagacagacagacagacagatagatagatagatagatagatagatagatagatagatagatagatagatagatagatagatagatagatagatagatagatagatagatagatagatgtctACTCAGCATGATGGGGCTGTTAGCAGAAGCAGAAAATAGTAAATAGAGTAAATAGAAGAGCTCCTGAAGGGCTCAGGTATTGTATTTGGGAGGAGATGAGTCTGCGACTGAAAGTACTCCTCATGATACTGAGGGGTATTGATTTTATTAGGGGTGgtctttattgtttttattgggTGGTGGTCTTTATTGTGAGTGGTCTTCATTTGGGTGGTCTTCATTGTTTTTTAATGGGGGGTGatctttattgtttttattgggGGTGGTCTTTACTGTCCAGTAGGGAAAGCAGGTGGGACATCACCCTTCCCTCCACAGCTACCACAGTTCTGTCCAACTCCACCCCTCCTTAAGAGGTCAATCAATCAGCTTTACGGCCTCCTTCTGTTTGACATTAAATCCCCAACCAACAGCAGCAAAGAGCAGGACACAGGCAACAGTGGTCTGGTAAATATTGTTTTACAATCTTCTGCAGATCCGAAAGGACCTAAGACTCCATCAGGAAGATTAGTCAGCTTTGCCTTTTTCTGTAGCCTGCCTATGTGTTGTCACTCCATTCTGGTCTGTCACTGATGTAGACCCCCAAGTATTTAAATGAGGGGACAGAGCAGTCACCTGGTGCAGTGATATTGACCTGTGAGTTCATTGTGGACTTTGTGCATTGACAGAACATCATAGCTCCACAGTCAGTAAATAACAATAAGAGACCCTTTCAAATTTCTGGCCAATTCTTCCTGACGTTCTCTAAAATATCAGATTACCTCATCATGAAGGCAAACCAGAGACTGCATCTCTTCAAGCAAATTAAGAGGTTTGGAGTCAGTCACTGTCTCCTTGTGCAATTCTATACCTCCATCACAGACAGCATTCTGACATGGTCCATCACCGACGgcactctgacatggtccatCACAGACGGCATTCTGACATGGTCCATCACAGACGGCATTCTGACATGGTCCTTCACAGACGGCATTCTGACATGGTCCATCACCAACGGCATTCTGACATGGTCCATCACAGACGGCAATCTGACATGGTCCATCACCGACGGCAATCTGACATGGTCCATCACAGACGGCATTCTGACATGGTCCATCACCAACGGCATTCTGACATAGTCCATCACCGACGGCATTCTGACATGGTCCATCACAGACGGCATTCTGACATGGTCCATCACAGACGGCATTCTGACATGGTCCTTCACAGACGGCATTCTGACATGGTCCTTCACAGACGGCATTCTGACATGGTCCATCACCGACGGCATTCTGACATGGTCCATCACAGACGGAATTCTGACATGGTCCATCACCGACGGCAATCTGACATGGTCCATCACCGACGGCATTCTGACATGGTCCATCACAGACGGCATTCTGACATGGTCCTTCACAGACGGCATTCTGACATGGTCCATCACAGACGGCATTCTGACATGGTCCATCACAGACGGCATTCTGACATGGTCCTTCACAGATGGCATTCTGACATGGTCCTTCACAGACGGCATTTTGACATGGTCCATCACAGACGGCATTCTGACATGATCCATCACAGACGGCATTTTGACATGATCCATCACAGACGGCATTCTGACATGATCCATCACAGACAGCATTTTGACATGGTCCGTCACAGTCTGGGATAGTGGAAGGGATTCAGTCACAAAGAGAAAATGGCAGCAAACTGTCAGAAATGCCTGAAAGATCTCTGGTACTGACCTTCTATCCACTGAACACCTCTACATTCAAAGCAGCACTAAATGCGCCCAGGGAATAACGGAGGATCCCTCACCTGATCTGTTTCAGCCGCTTCCCTCAGGTAGACAACTCTGATTGCTCACAACAAATGCTAACAGACTCCTCAACAGTGCCTCCTGCCTGTAATCATATACAACAATGCAGAGTTTGCACAATttaatgtttacatttacatcAGCACAGACCCCTGACAATTTGTTTGCAGATGAATGCATATGGCACATGATACATGTTCCATATTTCATATATAAATGGACGCTGTGTGCTGCACATTAATTAGTCTGTATCATGCCCCTTTCTGAATTGCACTACTTGAATACTGACAAAAGTATTGGTAAAAGTATTTTACCAGAAGAATATTGCTTCTTAAAATACCATAAAAATACCATATATCACGCTATAATACTCAGACTATATGACTATAAAAATGACAGTATAGCAGATTTCCACTGGACATCATTTGCAGGTGTCAGGGAACTGGTGTCAATCTTGCGGGAGACTCCCAGAACCTCCAGGAGAGGTGGTATGTCTGCAACTGTATGTATTATACACCTTGCATTGACCATGGTGTCTACAACAGTAGCAAACTGAGCCAACACAAATTTCCACCGGTCTTGGTCATGTAGCAATAAAGATTCTGATTGCACCTGGTGACTAGATGTACAAGGCAGCAGTTTGGTCTTCGCAAGACAAGAGAGTAAAACAGCTATAAGCCTCCTTAGTAATGCCATAAAGCAAGAGAGTGCAGGGTCTTGTTCTCCCTAGTCTTGAACTTGACCAACAGGGTGAAGTTTTTGAGGATGCTGCAGGGGAACATGACTGAAATACCCAGAGACAGCAGTGAGGGTGCTTGGATGTTACCAGGGCGTGATGTCACGTGCTGCATCCACACACAACGATGACTACCTGTGAGAACTCGGGCGGTAGGTAGCAAGGCCTCCGGTTCACAGTGGGTTGCAGATTTGTTCTTAAAGCCACATGGCTGGGGTTACACCATCTGGAGGTAATAAAGATGGCTAGCCCACCTCATTTCACTTTTCCGCTTTGTTTACTCTGATCCGCTCGTTCGAGCTGGACGGCGTCCAGCTGAGCTGTGGCATCCGGTGTCCCCCCCTGTAGCCACGATTCTGCGAAGCACATTCAGCTGCGTGCACGGCATTCCCTCTGGCTCCTCACCAATGCAGATCATTCGTACCGCTCCTTTCAAAGTGATCTTACGTTGCCCATTATCACGGGGTGCAAGGAGTGCTTTCCCTGTCTCtcaacttgacttgacttgacaccCCCCAGTTTGCCATGGATCCACGACAATAACTCTATAAGAATTCCTTTCAGTTTGGAACTACTGCTGATTGCCAGCGCAATGAACTGTCCTCATGACTAAAACATTGCAATTAAAGTGTAGGAAGGTGATAAataaaagacagacagacagacagacagatagataatgCATTACATTAATGgtaccttcataatacattcatgGAACATCCAAGCACCATGTAAGTATAGAATCCTAACATACTTCAAGAGCTGCAGTTTACATTCATAGAAAAACATTCTatgataacaaacattacaatcAGATAATGATATGTTTGCTATTAACAAATATTAAAGCTATGAAggcatgttaggatgttaaggtatacttacatagtACTGATGAATGTTCTATGCATGCAtgataaaggcattatgaaggtgcactgaatgtcctatgaatgcattataaactaCACGCTGCAATTAATTAAAGCATtaccagatagatagatagatagatagatagatagatagatagatagatagatagatagatggatggatggatggatggatggatagatggatggatggatggatggatggatggatggatggatggatggacggatggtgtCTCCGACATGTCAGCCCTTCTGTCAGGCACTAACCCTTCTGCTGGTTCTTCTGTAGGAGGATCTTCACAGTGGTCCCCGCAGCCCCTTTCAGGCGGAGGCTCTGGAGGCCCGCAGCCCTCAGTGGGCCCCGCGCTGTGGACGGAGTGGCCCGGACAGCCTTGCTTTTCAGCTGCTGCTCTCCAGCACAGTGGTCTTGGGAATGCCTCTTGTATTTTTACGGAGGAACAAGAACACGCACAGTTAGCATCAGAGGTCAGGGTAGATTCATACATCTGTGTTACTCCTCTCAGTAGGTGCACGATGAATGGAAGTCATTTAACCACCAAAGAAAATATGACAAAAGGAGGGACCGACTTCAAAAACGTTTTTGACATCAGGCTCAGTTTAGTTCACGAAGCTTTTGAATTGGCCAATACAATTAGAGCTTCCACGTTTACAAGCAATATCGGAATTTGAAAAACATTATTACAATTTGCTTTCTTTAATATAAGCAACGTGTTAACTGTCAGATGAAATAGAATTCAtatgaaagaaaaacaatatataaaGCAATCTATGCATTAATACTTATTTTCTTGTTTAACAGAGCACATACAACTCCTCGATTCAATTGCTGTCCTCCTTCCTCCACTGAAGCAGAATTTGCTGTATTGACAGAATCTAATGAGAAGAGAAAAATAATATGGTTCATGTGATAAACTACAAAGGACGCTGGTGATGATTGCAAAACTGGAAAGAGACATTAAGTCACTGCTAATTTATTTTATCCATTTCAGTAAAATTAAACCTCAGTTTTTGCTTCTTCAGCATAACTACAGTACATAAAAATGGCTGTTACAGTATGGTTAGAAAAAACAAACACTGTGTTCTACCAGCTTGGATGACAGACACCATCAGTGCAGAGACACTGCAAATTAATCAAAATAAGACTGGTTGCACACATCCAGTGTTGTGAAAATATGATTACCATTGCACATAAGACAACAGGTATCAGGCACTGGAACTGGAGTAGAACACGTTAGTGGTAAACAAGTCTTCAGCGCGCAGAAGATATTTCCATCCTAAAGCACAATCGAAGCAGAATTATTCAGAGATACAAAAACACATAATTATATAATGCAGTTTGCTGACTATCCTTGCTGAGCGTAAGTTTTTAGTAATTCTATAAACACATACAAGCACATATTATCGATTGTAGTATATGACATTAAGTTTCGTTTCGGAGGTGCATGCTACTTAAAATTATTTCAATGAAGCACTTAAGTATCCAGTAATGAATGTGGCTGTGACTTACAGAGCAGGTACACATGACGCACTGATTCGTTTGCCGGGATGGGAAGAGGTCGTAATTGGCAAAGGTCTCCCCAGTTTGGTACTGGCTCCCGTTATAACGGCACGTCTTGACAGGAGCCCTTAAGCCCGCAGGAGTCCTACGCTCGTCTTTTCAGGATGGGGAGGAGCATTCCAAATACAGGTAAATCAAGACGTTATTTCATGTGATAGTCTAGTCACATCATATAAGATTTTAAAGTCACATGTCTTCAGACCATTAAAAAAAACGCAGATTGCCATACAAAGATTTCATTGCATAAACACACGTTTCATCTGTCATAATTTCTATAGCAGATAGCACCTTTTACCTGCGCAACGGGGGCAGCACTGTTGAGATTCAGTTATGGGATGTTCACACCTAACGACAGGGCACTTAATGGTGTTACATTTCACATGGCCAGTCTAGCAAAAGACATAACGAGGCAATcaaataaatgcacacaagtgAACAGAACGTAAGTATATTCCAGTTTCTTGCCTAGATGTGACAGCATGATAACCATTATAACCATTAACgcgtaattataataataaagctAACACAAGCTGAAATATAAACATTATTCAACTTGTAGCCTATAAAAGAATTACGGCAGCGAAATGTCTCAACACCATAACAGTAGACGCTAGGCTGCCGCGACATAAAGCACTCGGTAAGTAAAATACCTTTCAGTGCAGGTCAGAAACATAACCGGTTGCTGGCAACGAATTTGAATAATCGAGGCAAAAGTAGGCCTACCTCTGTGCAGACACATCGCATACAAAACATTAATCCGAAGGGCTCAAGATACGGATGCCAGCTGTCTCCGGGACGGTATGTCTTTTCTTTGAAAGTACAGACTACATCAGACTCTGTCGCTggattaataacaataataataaaaaaaaaacaatggcaGGAAAGATACAAAAAAGTTACTGTCTGTGAAAGATCAATCCCCGTTATACTCAGCAGGCCTAAATTAAATATCATAGTGGTTGAAAAAGTTATATTGCACAACTCCATAAACGCCCTAACAAAATACTGATGCCCTTGCACAAAAAACTGCG
Encoded proteins:
- the chrdl2 gene encoding chordin-like protein 2 isoform X1, encoding MKHIFIFLILPLYSVCYAEAVRTRKTTESDVVCTFKEKTYRPGDSWHPYLEPFGLMFCMRCVCTETGHVKCNTIKCPVVRCEHPITESQQCCPRCADERRTPAGLRAPVKTCRYNGSQYQTGETFANYDLFPSRQTNQCVMCTCSDGNIFCALKTCLPLTCSTPVPVPDTCCLMCNDSVNTANSASVEEGGQQLNRGVVCALLNKKKRHSQDHCAGEQQLKSKAVRATPSTARGPLRAAGLQSLRLKGAAGTTVKILLQKNQQKACVYSGRTYSHGDVWHPVLGKVLECIVCTCRDGVQECKRITCPNQYPCQHPEKAEGRCCKTCPELKAESNGTQCGLGQSSNSLLVYKVEPSAENGTQDTIRVIAVEKQGANVIEVQLWKTVEGILHLAETWDLQKKDLTQHPENYVLLTTVDEESWAKFKENEKKRKEFPKTQICEGGIKELLKFLNPERLDSQCSP
- the chrdl2 gene encoding chordin-like protein 2 isoform X2; this translates as MKHIFIFLILPLYSVCYAEAVRTRKTTESDVVCTFKEKTYRPGDSWHPYLEPFGLMFCMRCVCTETGHVKCNTIKCPVVRCEHPITESQQCCPRCADERRTPAGLRAPVKTCRYNGSQYQTGETFANYDLFPSRQTNQCVMCTCSDGNIFCALKTCLPLTCSTPVPVPDTCCLMCNDSVNTANSASVEEGGQQLNRGVRHSQDHCAGEQQLKSKAVRATPSTARGPLRAAGLQSLRLKGAAGTTVKILLQKNQQKACVYSGRTYSHGDVWHPVLGKVLECIVCTCRDGVQECKRITCPNQYPCQHPEKAEGRCCKTCPELKAESNGTQCGLGQSSNSLLVYKVEPSAENGTQDTIRVIAVEKQGANVIEVQLWKTVEGILHLAETWDLQKKDLTQHPENYVLLTTVDEESWAKFKENEKKRKEFPKTQICEGGIKELLKFLNPERLDSQCSP